aaattaatataaatatatggacATACATAAAAGTATCATGAGTAAAAAAAACacgttttttcaaattaacagTTCAAGATGGTTTGggttatttcaaattaaacaaccAAACCCTAGcacttccaattttttttttacacaattcaatccaaattagttaataatcaATCCTAAACCGTTAGGTTGGGTTGCATTCATCATGTTTTTGGGATTATCATTTTTGTAACACCCCACTTATAAATAAATGGTTTTTGAGTTAAATTGAGCTACGTTAAAGTTGacaatttttatcaataaccATTCATATAAtcgaaaaaataatttatttgttgtttttttaatgtaaatagAGCATTTAAAACATACCGAACAAGGAAAATCtcttttccaaaaaataaactcaTCTAAGACACATCTACCTCAATCCACAACTCTTCTAGAAAATCTTCATCTTCCCCATCGagtagaataaaataaaatatacagCTCTAAATAGATCCAACCATCGTAGAGACGcccaaaaaaattcataaataagaccctaatttcaaaatttctattgAGATCGAAGAAAATGCAACTAAGTACCATGAGGACTATAACTCAACAACTCCAAAATGTAGAATCCCTTTTTCTCAAACCCAAAAAGAAACTTCTAAACTTTTATACTCTCTTCCTCTATTATACTATTAAAAGGCTTCttaaacacatatataataatcacATTTATAGAATGGTTTTCTTCCTTGATCAAGTGTTGAGTGTGATTGTGTATGAAGAGCTATGTTTAAGAGGAGGAAGAGAGTGGCAAGGGAAACAGATaacaaaggagaaaaaaaaactcattgcCACCTCATCTAGAAATTGACAACTCAACACCGTTTTTCCAATAGTTACTTCTAAATGGtcaaattaacttaaaaaaccatttagaagtagtttttaaaactcaatgtCTAAAGTGTTTCATGAATCAAAAATGCATTTACGAGATTATTTTGTACAAAGGAAAATATgcaaagaaagaataaaggGCAAAAGCCAAAAATAGAAGCGCACTGATTTTCCTATAGCCACTAcgagcttagctcaactggtGAAAACATACAACAAAACTCCACCAGCTAATTCAAGACAAACAGCAAATCCCCTCAACTAGTTTAGAACATACAAAGAACCCATATCCAGAGgttgaacaaaagaaaactaccTCTCGACTCTTAAGATATGTTTTTATTCCTAATACCCCTTAGCTTTTTTCAATGTTGTTAATACAATGTTTCTAAAGCcatgtttgatatatttatgtctCGTTTGAtgaccattttgttttttaaaattaagtcaatAAACACCACTATCAACTCCaactttatttctttgttatctacatttttttttatgaaccAAACAGCTTTCATTGGGAAGGAATGAAAGATACATTCTACTAATGGTATACTagtcaaaatttgaaggaaaaaaaaaaaggtaactttaaAAAGCTGTtcttgtttttagaatttgactaAAGAATACAACCATCATACTTATAAACATTGtaagaaattgagaagaaatATGCTTATcctttaaaaactaaaaacaaaaaatgaaattgtgcCAACAGAccttagttattattattattattattatgaaatttgtcacaatttcttaatcataactttcattttttctaagcaaaattttgaattcttggCCAGGTTCTAGTAACAAAAACAAGTGTTTTCCCCCtcagattttgaaaatactattaaaatgaaaagtgaaataaaaaacttatagGTGAGAGTAGTATCTACCaacctaatttttaaaactcaaatggTTATTAAAATGGAGCTTGATTTCTATAGAGAAAGTGCAAGTGCTTTTAACGTATGAAAAAGCACTTTCAGTTTCGGCCATAATACTTGAGGGATAGTTctcttaataattaaaattttattcagctaagaaaaaatacaaataaaaatgttatttatctAGTAGTTTAAAACATTTTGACCTGCCTCAAATAACTTAGACACCCCTTAGTAACCATTTGGGTTTAGCTCATGTTCTTACAAATTTATATCACTAATTTATATATGCACTAATAAAACGTTGTACCTTAGTTTTAAGCATCTTATTTTACTGGCTTGTCCGTTCTAAAAATGTGTaagtaaatattaattattcaataaatatttttattattaaacacatttcattAAGTATTTATCTGAGAAATTTGGAAACGAGCACTTCACAGTTCATACCATGATATCACCAGCAAACACAAGTGAAAGTGGTTAAAAAACACATCCAatgatggaagaaaaataaaagtatgaGATCAAAACCAGTTTAGTGATTACCTTGCCGGCACAAATGACACAGCTAGTGTTTCTGGAAGGAACTTGACAAAGCATATTATCTCCAAGAATAAAGAAGCCAGTTCCTCTACACCATTTGCACTCAACATGTCCATTTGAGTTGCAGGAAGAGCAGCAAATAGGCCTTGGTTGCTGTCAACATATAAATACGAATGTTAGGCAGGCTCTTCTCAATGTCGCATTCAATTCATCTTAAGTTCGAACAGGAACGCACAgcataatttatcttttaaatatagaaatcaTCTTTCTATAAGATAATGAACAGGAAACGGTTATAATTGGCTACAGTTCCAAGAATTTGAATATTCTACTATCATGCTGGTGAAGACGGATGTAAATTCTAAACTGCCATAGCACGACAGAAGAATCAGAGATTAGAAAACTTATTGGCACATTCGCCTGACCGCGTTACAGCATAGAAAAACGCTAGTGAGCTACGAACGTTATGTTGTGAGGACGTTTGGTTAGGTTAACAAATGTTCCTcatcctcttcctcctcctgACTACGAAAACACAGGATAGGAAGGTAAACAAACAGGCTCGTTGATTTATCGGGAATAATTTTCTCTACTAGGTTCATGAATGCTCAGAGTCTTTATGAATGTCTACAGAGTGTcaaaaggaaatgaataattcaattttcGTTGGAATGAAAGACGTGGcctaagaaaaaagaaaagaaaaaacaatctaCTGGTTCTACCATGTCTCAGAGAACAGGAAGAGAGATAACTAAGTGAAACAGCCATGAAATGAGAGGAATAGAAGATCGCGAGTACCTGAGAGAGATCTTCAGTCTTCGTTAGAAAGAAAACGCACGAAAGGAATGTAAACAAACAGACTCGTTGAATTATCAGGattaattttctcaattagGTTCATGAATGCTCACATTAGATGAAATGAATATTTCAATCTTCGTTAGAAGGAAAGACATGGCTAAGAAAGAGGAAGCAAACATCTACTGGTTCAACCGTCATGatttaaagaaatacaatACCGCCAGTACCTGAGAGATCTCCCATGCTTGCTCCATCCTCTTGACGAAATCGGAGCTTCCATAAGAATCAACCATGGAAGCTCGCACGCCACAAATCCTAGACTTAAATAGTCTCGAATCGATGAGCGAAACACGATTCGCAGCAAACCTGGAACAGATTGATACTGTTCTCGTACACGCAAATCCTTTGCTGTCAATCGATTTCGCCATAATCACAGACTTGCAACACACAGAACTCGACATTTCTCTCCGTTTCTTCTCGTCTCAATCACGTACTGCCAAGAGAGAGCAATCGGATTCTTCTTGTGTGATTTCGTTCGAAGCACGAACCGCCAGAGAAATTCTCTGGTATTCAAAGAAAGACACGGAGCCGAGAAAGTTGAAGATATCTTGGAGGGTTTCTTTCGGGCCCGCCCTCATGTTCGGTATTTGGAGCGAAAGAATTTCCGTTTCTTAGGGCAATCTCTCTCCGCTTCATTCCTTCTTCTTATCAATGCCAAAGTTTGACACTCCAAATAAAATCAACCTTAGCGTTTTGGGCCTACTTCAGCCCATTAAGAGCCCATCTCTTTTCTCGGCCCACAACTTGAACGTGTCATACTTTCGAGATTTTTGTACGCATGGTTAACTCCTAAAGACGGTCAATACAAAGTgatagaatttttaaaaactaatgaaaactAACATTATGCGGCACTTCACCGCTTGAAACTCATTATCATCTTATGGATGCATTATCTATCACAAAATGGTCGGATTCCTAATgtcatttccatttttaattacCAATTCATCTACCAttcactttttgaaattaaaaaaaaaaaactttcattcAAATGTACATCAGGTTAGGGTTTCAATTTCAACGAGGCGTTCCTCTCTCACATTACATGTCAAAATTTGAGACTgaaattacttatttttcaaCCCAACTTGATATAATAAACGACATTTATTAATCGAATTATAAGATACGATAATCAgttgttttaaagaataactgttatgaagaaataaaaaaaaaacttcatgaaaaacaaatatgataGAGTAAGTTGGTTTTTTCATAACGGTtatagttttttatatataaattgctTAACTAAGTTGGTAGAGCGCAACGTTTCATGTCTATTACATTTAGAgttgttatttaatattgaGATAGTTGCgagtataaaaattaaattcaaaatattagcatatataacattttttaaggtaaatataacaaaatttgttaaagtctatcaataatacCTATACATTAGaccatgttacaaatattagtctaCAGTTAATAAATTACTAAAGTTTACCAGGAATAGAAATCTATTATCAATAGATCATAAGAgtctatcaacaataaaaGTACAACCGATgtatttggttatatttgtagattttattttaaattttgctatacattttattattatttgtaaaataaaattgttactaaatcaaataaattactttttaatattcccTTATTTGTCCAATACATTGGATATTAGAAGCAAAATTACTTCCTCTATGTCCTACTTTAAAATACTCCCCTCTACCTGAAAGGATTAAAGAACCACTAACTATATATAATGGATTGTTAGGCTTTACCCCACAACTTACCCAATTAAATAATCCAaggttagttttaaaaaataaaatttaaagtcaacaattttatagttttaaccTTTCTTatagaattaaagaaaaatgttttttaacgTACACTACCACgtttctaattaaataataagaacaaatttaaaaataataaaataaattaaaatatttacatgctataacaaaattttagattatatctACAATAGTTACTAATAAATGACTAACATATCGATaactattaataataaaaattataaaatttactatttttgaaaacttttctaaaaagaaagttagaaaaaaaaaagtaaaaaacaaataaaagaattgtacatgtttataagttaattcaaactataaaatttgagGACCCTAACGctttaatatcaatattttatataaaaaaatataaactcaaaccatatatttcattttttaatcaaaacttATCAAGTTTTAAAAGCTTATGTTACTAATTtattgtgtgtatatataaatatatg
This is a stretch of genomic DNA from Cucumis sativus cultivar 9930 chromosome 4, Cucumber_9930_V3, whole genome shotgun sequence. It encodes these proteins:
- the LOC101210374 gene encoding uncharacterized protein LOC101210374; this encodes MSSSVCCKSVIMAKSIDSKGFACTRTVSICSRFAANRVSLIDSRLFKSRICGVRASMVDSYGSSDFVKRMEQAWEISQQPRPICCSSCNSNGHVECKWCRGTGFFILGDNMLCQVPSRNTSCVICAGKGSRCCSDCKGTGYRAKWLGEPPISK